The Vicia villosa cultivar HV-30 ecotype Madison, WI linkage group LG1, Vvil1.0, whole genome shotgun sequence genome includes a region encoding these proteins:
- the LOC131596345 gene encoding uncharacterized protein LOC131596345 has product MDALEGVLSLLIYGQVLFHHYDKIIDVAAIKIFLSKNPVPTLLDGLLHSIHFRASKRKGCILGCAPLLHKWFISHLPRSVRKSEEGLTWAQRIMKLSFDDITWYQKEFERTLLFDCCGEFPNIALLGVHGGITYNPIFARHQFGFALKEKSCSLYISAEYFSYDSDEATKRDLFIKACSKVKKVGAKDIGRRNYIPLGPYFQWIYDRVVEFGMPYPSDTPIVLRIAPPAVPVAFVPYVPARN; this is encoded by the coding sequence ATGGATGCTTTAGAGGGTGTTTTATCTTTACTAATTTATGGGCAAGTATTATTCCACCATTATGATAAAATTATTGATGTGGCTGCTATCAAGATATTCCTCAGTAAGAATCCCGTTCCTACTCTACTCGATGGCTTGTTACATTCTATCCATTTTCGAGCgtcaaaaaggaaaggttgtATTCTTGGATGTGCTCCTCTAttacataagtggtttatttcgcacttaccccgCTCCGTAAGAAAGAGTGAAGAAGGTTTAACTTGGGCTCAgagaattatgaagctttcttttGACGACATCACCTGGTATCAAAAGGAGTTTGAGAGAACTTTGTTGTTTGattgttgtggagaattcccAAACATAGCTCTTCTTGGTGTTCATGGAGGAATAACATATAATCCTATTTTTGCTCGACATCAGTTCGGTTTCGCTTTAAAAGAAAAGTCGTGTTCCTTATATATTAGTGCAGAATATTTTAGCTATGATTCTGATGAAGCTACGAAAAGAGATCTCTTCATTAAAGCCTGTTCAAAAGTAAAGAAAGTTGGTGCAAAAGACATAGGGAGGAGAAACTACATCCCATTAGGCCCATACTTCCAATGGATCTATGACAGAGTTGTGGAGTTTGGGATGCCATACCCATCTGATACGCCTATAGTACTAAGAATAGCTCCTCCTGCTGTTCCGGTTGCGTTTGTGCCATATGTCCCTGCTCGAAACTAA